A stretch of Ipomoea triloba cultivar NCNSP0323 chromosome 13, ASM357664v1 DNA encodes these proteins:
- the LOC116001328 gene encoding uncharacterized protein LOC116001328, which translates to MALKPGVAHDPSLTSDQFDDDFWDNPDNILALEQAEQAAQRGKSLMDAPTFSLGLSTIARGYVTPPPQATIRLGGSHSALSGELKLVPCDRKGKSPLNTSPQMLTGYLSATLVEVCTVLWDWVFDNSQADFGEVLFSYHGQNALWRDFRTLQQGTHVSAAVVDAWSSLLNAPVETRRWGMPSRLFASLSTTQGTVISATADRDERLNWFSKRLNADLRSSKYVGWSCIDLFVFPIIDRGHYYVMIVCTKNRRFDIIDNCSSRLSNKQRYGKTPDNLIDLLTSFLELNGHPFRAVLVRNLEPKRLQMGWQVTSNKHDSGIYTMCHMELFTGQRCAELDYGLVKGDTW; encoded by the exons ATGGCTTTGAAGCCTGGAGTAGCACATGATCCTAGCCTAACGTCTGACCAATTCGATGATGATTTTTGGGATAACCCAGATAATATACTAGCGCTAGAGCAAGCTGAACAGGCTGCGCAAAGGGGGAAGTCATTGATGGACGCTCCTACTTTTAGCTTAGGGTTA TCGACCATTGCAAGGGGGTATGTTACCCCTCCACCACAG GCTACCATTCGTTTGGGGGGCTCACATAGTGCATTGTCGGGGGAATTAAAGTTGGTACCTTGTGACCGTAAGGGAAAATCACCGTTGAACACCAGCCCCCAAATGCTCACGGGTTATTTGAGCGCTACGCTAGTTGAAGTGTGTACCGTCCTATGGGATTGGGTTTTTGACAACTCCCAGGCTGATTT TGGTGAGGTATTGTTCTCGTACCATGGACAGAATGCACTATGGCGGGACTTTCGGACTTTGCAACAGGGCACACATGTTTCTGCTGCAGTCGTTGATGCATGGTCTAGTCTGTTGAATGCACCGGTAGAAACAAGGAGGTGGGGCATGCCGTCGCGCTTGTTTGCATCATTATCCACTACG CAAGGCACGGTGATCTCTGCTACTGCTGACCGTGACGAAAGGCTAAACTGGTTCTCGAAACGCCTTAATGCAGATCTCCGGTCATCAAAATATGTTGGTTGGAGTTGTATAGACTTG TTTGTTTTCCCCATTATTGACCGTGGACACTATTATGTTATGATCGTCTGCACAAAGAATCGAAGGTTTGATATTATAGATAACTGCTCGTCTCGGTTGTCTAACAAACAGAGATATGGGAAAACACCTGATAATCTG ATTGACTTGCTTACCTCGTTCCTAGAGCTCAATGGCCACCCCTTTCGTGCTGTTTTGGTCCGAAACTTGGAACCCAAGAGGTTGCAGATGGGTTGGCAGGTCACATCTAATAAGCATGACTCTGGAATTTATACCATGTGTCATATGGAGTTGTTCACTGGACAACGGTGTGCTGAATTGGACTATGGGTTGGTAAAAGGGGATACATGGTAG
- the LOC116002530 gene encoding uncharacterized protein LOC116002530 produces MKTVLLRTGSGSVLARSSFIPDSPRISASPRESLTGVKKSASSPRLSVHFEPNRRGIRRTSSESDVIRSKIKAVAGAEKSLSFPERIPEEECASYDNDETFVLTRIGSFSFSDDLNNCFGDWQENEISVEDVGFPGGGIGNNRKFTGGGGGRDGSNADPSKIGAYYQEVIKSNPTNSVLLRNYAKYLHEVEGDTVKAEEYYGRAILASPGDGEVLSLYGKLIWETERDENRAKSYFDQAVHASPDDCTVLGSYAHFLWQAEEDDTADDDCRVEMVGAL; encoded by the exons ATGAAGACTGTTTTGTTACGAACCGGTTCCGGTTCAGTCCTGGCCCGGAGCTCGTTCATTCCCGATTCTCCTCGGATCTCGGCTTCGCCTCGGGAATCTCTCACCGGAGTGAAGAAAAGCGCTTCGTCGCCGAGACTTTCTGTGCATTTCGAGCCCAACCGCCGGGGCATACGTAGGACGTCCTCTGAGTCTGACGTCATCCGATCGAAGATCAAAGCCGTTGCCGGAGCTGAGAAGTCGTTGTCTTTTCCGGAGAGAATTCCTGAAGAAGAGTGTGCCAGTTACGACAACGACGAAACGTTTGTGCTCACTCGTATTGGATCCTTCAGTTTTTCGGATGATCTGAACAACTGCTTCGGAGACTGGCAGGAGAATGAGATTTCGGTGGAGGACGTTGGATTTCCTGGCGGCGGAATTGGTAATAACCGGAAGTtcaccggcggcggcggcggccgaGACGGCAGTAACGCAGATCCGAGCAAAATCGGAGCGTATTATCAGGAAGTGATCAAGTCAAACCCTACTAACTCTGTCCTCCTAAGAAACTATGCTAAGTACTTGCACGAG GTGGAAGGAGATACCGTAAAAGCGGAAGAATACTACGGAAGAGCGATCCTGGCAAGCCCCGGAGACGGAGAAGTTCTATCCCTGTACGGGAAATTGATATGGGAAACTGAACGCGACGAGAACAGAGCCAAATCTTACTTCGATCAAGCTGTTCATGCTTCTCCCGACGACTG TACGGTGTTGGGATCTTACGCGCACTTCTTGTGGCAAGCGGAGGAAGACGATACCGCCGACGACGACTGCCGAGTAGAGATGGTCGGAGCGTTATAG